Proteins found in one Oncorhynchus mykiss isolate Arlee chromosome 3, USDA_OmykA_1.1, whole genome shotgun sequence genomic segment:
- the tnf gene encoding tumor necrosis factor (The RefSeq protein has 1 substitution compared to this genomic sequence) gives MEGYAMTPEDMERGLENSLVDSGPVYKTTVTAVAERKASRGWLWRLCGVLLIAALCAAAALLFAWCQHGRLATMQDGMEPQLEIFIGAKDTHNTLKQIAGNAKAAIHLEGEYNPNLTADTVQWRKDDGQAFSQGGFKLQGNQILIPHTGLFFVYSQASFRVKCNGPGERTTPLSHVIWRYSDSIGDKGNLLSGVRSVCQQNYGNDESNIGEGWYNAVYLSAVFQLNEGDKLWTETNRLTDVEPEQGKNFFGVFAL, from the exons ATGGAGGGGTATGCGATGACACCTGAAGACATGGAGAGGGGCCTTGAAAATAGCCTTGTGGACAGTGGCCCTGTGTACAAGACAACAGTGACAGCTGTCGCTGAGAGAAAGGCCTCAAGAGGTTGGCTATGGAGGCTGTGTGGCGTTCTCTTAATAGCAGCTTTATGTGCGGCAGCAGCCCTGCTCTTTGCCTGGTGTCAGCATGGAAGACTGGCAACG ATGCAGGACGGAATGGAGCCTCAGCTGGAGATATTCATTGGTGCAAAAG ATACCCACAATACATTGAAGCAGATTGCCGGCAATGCGAAAGCAGCCATCCATTTAGAGG GTGAATACAATCCTAATCTTACCGCTGACACAGTGCAGTGGAGAAAGGATGACGGCCAGGCCTTTTCCCAGGGCGGGTTCAAGCTACAAGGGAACCAAATCCTCATCCCACACACTGGGCTCTTCTTCGTTTACAGCCAGGCTTCTTTTAGGGTCAAGTGCAACGGCCCGGGCGAGCGTACCACTCCTCTGAGTCACGTTATTTGGCGCTATTCGGACTCCATCGGGGATAAGGGTAATCTACTTAGCGGGGTAAGGTCAGTTTGTCAACAAAACTACGGTAATGCTGAGTCCAATATTGGCGAAGGCTGGTATAATGCAGTTTACCTTAGTGCAGTGTTTCAGCTGAATGAAGGGGACAAACTGTGGACTGAGACCAATCGACTGACCGACGTGGAGCCAGAGCAGGGCAAGAACTTCTTTGGTGTGTTTGCACTatga